In Xanthomonas fragariae, the genomic window GCTATGGTCATGGCAGTAGCATTGCTTGTCAGCTCCATCCTTTTGATTTGGGTAGTTCCGCAGTTTGAGGATGTCTTTAAAGGATTCGGCGCAGAGCTTCCAGCCTTTACTCAGCTGATCGTGAATGCATCACGCTTCATGGTGGCGTGGTGGTGGGCGCTCTTGGTTGTAGTGGTTGGAGCGATCGCAAGTTTTATTTACGCCTACAAACGCTCTCCCGCAATGCAACACGGCATGGACAGACTGATTCTTAAAGTGCCGATCATCGGTCAAATCATGCACAACAGCGCCATTGCACGTTTTGCGCGGACTACTGCAGTGACGTTCAAAGCCGGCGTACCGCTTGTCGAAGCATTGAGCATTGTGGCTGGCGCAACCGGCAATTCGGTTTATGAGGCTGCTGTGCTTCGCATGCGCGACGACGTCTCAGTAGGCTACCCAGTCAACGTAGCGATGAAGCAGGTCAACCTGTTTCCCCACATGGTGGTGCAGATGACCGCCATCGGCGAAGAGGCCGGCGCCTTGGATGCCATGTTGTTCAAAGTTGCCGAATACTTCGAGCAAGAGGTCAACAACGCCGTCGATGCTCTGAGCAGCCTGATCGAACCCCTGATCATGGTGTTCATTGGTACGATCGTTGGCGGCATGGTCATCGGCATGTACCTGCCCATCTTCAAGCTCGCTTCGGTGGTTGGATAAAACGTAATGGCATTTCTCGACCAGCATCCCGGTCTCGGCTTTCCCGCCGCGGCCGGACTGGGACTGCTGATCGGCAGCTTCCTGAACGTGGTGATCCTGCGCTTGCCCAAGCGCATGGAGTGGCAGTGGCGGCGCGATGCGCGCGAGATCCTGGAGCTGCCGGACATCTACGAGCCGCCGCCGCCAGGAATCGTGGTGGAGCCTTCGCACGACCCAGTCACCGGCGACAAGCTCAAGTGGTGGGAGAACATCCCGCTCTTTAGCTGGCTGATGCTGCGCGGCAAGTCGCGCTACAGCGGCAAGCCGATCTCACTTCAGTACCCATTGGTGGAGTTGCTGACCTCGATCCTGTGCGTGGCCAGCGTCTGGCGGTTCGGCTTCGGCTGGCAGGGCTTTGGCGCGATCGTACTGAGTTGCTTCCTGGTGGCGATGTCGGGCATCGACCTGCGCCACAAGCTGCTGCCGGACCAGCTGACCCTGCCATTGATGTGGCTAGGCTTGGTCGGTTCGATGGACAACCTCTACATGCCGGCCAAGCCCGCCCTGCTGGGCGCCGCGGTGGGCTATGTCTCGCTGTGGACGGTGTGGTGGCTGTTCAAGCAGCTCACCGGCAAGGAAGGCATGGGCCACGGCGACTTCAAGCTGCTGGCTGCGCTCGGCGCCTGGTGCGGGCTGAAAGGCATCCTGCCAATCATCCTGATCTCCTCGCTGGTCGGCGCCATCCTCGGCTCAATCTGGCTGGTGGCCAAGGGCCGCGACCGCGCCACCCCGATCCCGTTCGGCCCTTACCTGGCCATCGCCGGCTGGGTGGTGTTCTTCTGGGGCAACGACCTGGTGGACGGCTACCTGCACTTTGCAGGACTGCGTTGACCGGGGCACGGCAATGAGCGACTTCATCGTCGGCCTCACCGGCGGCATCGCCTCCGGCAAGAGCGCCCTCGCCGCTGAATTCGAAAAGCTGGGCGTGCCGGTCATCGATGCCGATGTCGTTGCGCGGCAGGTGGTGGAGCCCGGGCCAACCCTAGACGCAATAGCCGAGTATTTCGGCAATCAAATCCTGCTTCCGGATGGGACACTGGATCGCCGAGCACTACGCCAACTCATTTTTACCGATACGACGCAGCGGCTAGCACTCGAAGCAATTACTCATCCAGCCATTCGCGCCAAATTGCAAAGTGCGGCGCTCGCTGCGACCGGCCTCTACGCTATTGTGGCAATTCCACTCCTAGCCGAAGCAGGCGGACTGGCAAGCTATCCCTGGCTGGACCGCATCCTCGTCGTTGATGTACCGGTTGCGATGCAACATGCTCGCTTGATGCAACGCGACGGCAGCACACCAGCACTTGCTGATCGGATGATTGCCGCGCAGGCCTCGCGCGAACAGCGCTTGGCCATTGCAGATGATGTCGTGAGCAATTGCGATCAGCTAGAGCTACTGGCAGTGGAAGCACGAAGATTAAATATGCAATTTCGAACGGCAGCGTTAGGAAATTGAATCTTCCACCTTAGAATCCTGACGCAGAATCATGCAGAAAAAATATAAATATATTCGAACTAAAACCAATGTATACTACCGCATTGACCAATCTCTTAGTTAAGAAAAACAAACAGCATCACACTAAACAAACAGCAAGATATCATTACAAGGATGAAGTTGTGCAAAATTCAGAAGGGGCCATCGCACACTTTTTTAGACTCAAGAAGCCTCTCTCAACCCATCACTTACGCTCAGTGATTGTCGCGACTTTCTTGCTTGATTGCTCTTTCCGTATTTTCTGCAAATGCTTCTGCTGCCTACACTCAAGAGGTTTACTCATTATTTCCCGATTCTAACACTCACTATGTTTATGAGGGACACTGTGCAACATGCAGCGAAGCATTTGCGACTTGCGCCGCATTGGCTAACAAGCATGGCTACACGTCTGACCATTGTGGGCATAGTGGCGGCAATACTGCGACGACTGAAGGTCGACTTGGCGGAGGTTGGTTTTGGGAGCAAAACACAATCAAGGCTTTTCCATTCCATCTTTCGATTTTAACATTTGGCGGCGCTGAGCCTCCGCCAAAGCGAAAATCACTTGGAACGCCAGGATGCCCAGAGCAATGCCTAGGGAAGGTCTGAACAACGCACCAGACCTCTAAAATTCGAGCCTGCTGCGTGCCAATAGCGCACAGAGTTGATGCGTACGATACGATTTCTACGGTTTCTTGCGACGTTGGCTCGACGTCCCCCCGCTCTGAGTAGCGGCCGGGTTTAGAGTCCGGGCCTGATGATATCGGTGTTTGTCAGATGTTGGGCATAAGCGGCCGGCGTCATGCCGCCGATTGCTTTTTTGGGTCGGTCCTCGTTGTATTCGCGTCGCCAACGTTCGATCTCGGTGCGTGCATGCAGCAGTGTTGGGAACCAGTGCTCGTTGAGGCATTCGTTGCGTAGTCGGCCGTTGAACGATTCGACGTAGGCGTTCTGGTTCGGTTTGCCCGGCTGGATGAGCCGTAGCTGCACACCACGGGCGTGCGCCCAGGCGACCATCGCCCTGCCGCAAAACTCCTTGCCGTTGTGCCTCGAGGGCAGGCTTCGCGCTCAGTGCGGATCATCTGCGGCAGGCCACGGCTGTGTGCCAGTCGGTCCAGCACGCGCGCAACGCCGTGTCCCGAGATCGCGCGCTCCACGTCGATGGCGACCGCTTCGTGGGTTGCGTCTTCCACGATCACCAGACACTTGGTCACCCGGCCTTCGGCGGTGCGGTCGAACACGAAGTCCATCGACCACACCTGGTTGGCCTGCGATGGCCGCAGCAGCGGTTGACGCTCGCCCACCGGTACTTTTTTGCGCCTGCGGCGCCGGACCTGCAGCTGCTGCTCGCGATACAACCGCTCCACGCGCTTGTAGTTCACGATGCGTCCTTCCTGACGAAGTTTGAGATAGATCATCCCCACGCCATAGCGGCGATGGCGATGCGCCAGCGCAAGAATGCGCTCGCGTAGCTCAACGTTGCGGTCTTCGCACGGGCGATAGCGCAGCGCACTGGCGCTCATGCCGATCGCCGCCAAGGCGCGACGCTCGCTGGCACCGCACCCGATCCACTCGCGCACCAGCGCACGACGCGCCGGTGCGCTCACCACTTTTTTCGCAGCGCATCCTTGATCAGGTCGTTCTCGAACAGCTGCTCGGCCAGCAACTTCTTCAGCCGCGCGTTTTCGGACTCAAGGTCCTTGAGTCGCTTGGCATCGGGCACGCTCATCCCGCCGAACTTGCTGCGCCACAGGTAGTACGAGGCCTCACTGAAGCCATGGCGCCGGCACAGGTCTTTGATCGCCACGCCTGCTTCGGCCTCACGCAGGAAGCCAATGATCTGCTCTTCGGTAAAGCGCTTCTTCACGTCCAATCTCCTCGGGGTAGGGAATTGGACTCCAAACTGAGGCGCTACTCAAAATTGGGGGGACGTCGCCACCGGCGAGACAAGATTCAATGGGTTTTGTTAGACGCTCTTATTCAAAGCGCTTGAGCGCTATGGCAACGGCAAAAAATTTCATAATCTGCAGCGGGAATTTTTGAGTATAGGAGCCTATCTTAGTCGTCCCTGAAAAATCCCCTTCAAGCGCCAAGTGCCGTCGGTGACAGCGGCACGGCGCTCAAGGATGACCATCCCATCGCCCGCATCCAGGCACGCAAAAACGCGATCCAGCGCAGCAGCCAACGCAGGTTGTAGCCGGCCACGCAGCCGAGCACGTGCAGCGCATCGCCTTGGGCACCTTTCAGCCTGCAGCGACGCAACCGGCAGTCGTCTTTCAGATGTCCGATCACCGGCTCCACCGCCTGCCGTCGCTTGATCCAGCGCCATTGCCGTCGCGTCAGCGTCTTGTGCCGTCGCGTCAGCGTCTTAGCCTTGCCGCGATGCAGGACCTGCACGCCATCGACCTCGCGCCCGCGATCGCCCAGGTCCACGATCGCCACCGTCGGTTCTACGCTCACATCCTGCAGCAACCCGCGTGTCTGCTCCAGCTGCTCGGCCAAGGTATCGCCGTCGTACGGGTTGCCCGGGAAGCTGCGCGCACCCACGACCAATCCCTTGCAGGCGGTGACCGCAATGCCGACCTTGACGCCAAATTCGTACGCTTGACGCGCCTTGCCCTTGCCGATGCATTCCACTTCCGGGGCATGCAATGCGTAGAGTTTTTGTTTGTCCTTCGGACGCTGCGTGTACAGCCGTTGCGCACGTTCCAGCCAGACAGCGATGCGCTCGCGCACGCCGATGTTTACCTGATCGAGTTTGCGTTGGATGTCGCGCACGAGCCGTCCCAGCACTGTGCGTTGACGTCGCAGGACGCGCCGCATCCGCTTGAACTGGCACGCATGCGCATACCGACCTGCCTTGCGGCTCAGGGCCGGGCCTTGCCGCGCGTAGCTCTGCCGCAATCCGATGCCGTGCCGCTTGGCCAGTAACACCAGCTTCTTGCGTGCCACCTCCAGCAAACGGCTGTCGGTCGGATAGGCGATCGCCTTTTCCTGCACCGTGGTGTCCACGATCACCCGCGACAACTCGCGTGCGTCCACCGCATGCATAGCATGCGCGGCGTTGATGGTGTGCGCCAGCAGCTCTTCCATCCCGGCCTCACCCAGGCGCTGCCGCCAGCGCGTCAGCGAGCTGGCATCGCACGGCAAGCGCGTCTGGAACACGACCTCACCGGTGAAGAACTGCCAGTACGGATTCTCCAGCCAGCGCTCGCACACCGCTTCATCGGACAGGTCGTAGGCGTGTTTGAGGTAGAGCAAACCGGCAATCAGCCGCACCGGCAATGCCGGCCGACCGCCACCGGCCTGGGTGGCCGGCAAGCGCGATGAAAGTGCTTGCTCCAACGCCGCCCACGGCATCTGTTGGCTCAGTCGCGCCAGCGGATGACGCAGATCGATCTGGTTCTCCAGCCGCGAACGAAACAACTCGTCGGCGGGTCTGTCTTCGGCAGCAGGACGGCGTGTACGCATGGGCGGAAATTGCAAGAAACCAGCCTTCAGCGTAGCGAACACTGGTAGTTCTGGCACGCCGGTGCAGACATCAAGGCCTTGCGGTCGTTGGGTGGTTGGGGGTTTTCAGGGGCGACTATTTAAATTCTCCACTTCTGGACAGAGAAAAATAGTCGAACGCGCAATGAGAAACCGCCGACGATCCTGCGTCGGCAGTCGATTAAAAACCGTCTTCAATTCATTGAAATCAGGAGTGATTGAAACCCTTTATAAAAACCCAGACTTGCTATTGGACATGGCAAAAAAACTTAGAGCGTGTTATGAACTTTGCCCTTGTCACGCTAACGTATACGGATGAAGCCTCGTAAGCCTTATTCCACCGATATTTCCGACGAAGAATGGGCCTTTGCGGCTCCCTATTTGACGCTGATGGACGTGCAGGCACCGCAGCGCAAGTATGAGCTACGCGCGATGTTCAACGCACTGCGGTGGATCGCGCGCGCCGGCGCACCATGGCGATTGCTTCCCAACGATTTTCCGCCCTGGGAAGCGGTGTATCAACAAACACAGCGCTGGCTGCAAGCGGGCTGCTTTGAGGCCATGGTCAGTGATCTGCGCTCACTCTTGCGTGTGGCGCAAGGGAAAAAAGGCCAGCCGAGCGCGGTCATTTTCGATGCTCGCACGCTGCAGTCCACCTGCGAAAGCGGGCCGCGTGCTGGATACGATGGCTATAAACGCAAGAAAGGCAGCAAGGTACACATGGCCGTCGATACGCTTGGACATCTGCTCGCTGTCCAGGTGACGCCGGCTAATGAGCAGGAGCGCGCGCAAGTCCGATCGTTGGCACAAGAGGTACAACACGTGACCGGTGAAACGGTCAAGATCGCCTTTGTTGATCAGGGCTACACCGGTCAAGAACCGGCGCAGGCGGCCACGGAAGAAGGCATTGAGTTGCAAGTGATCAAGCTGCAAGAAGCGAAAAAAGGCTTTGTCTTGCTGCCGCGCCGTTGGGTTGTCGAGCGCAGCTTCGGATGGGCCAATCGTTTCAGACGGCTGGCACGCGACTACGAGCGATTGCCGGAAACCTTGGCCGGTTTGCACTTCGTCGTCTTCACGATCCTGATGCTTGGAAATGCAGCCACCCTCTTTCAAAGTTCATAACACGCTCTAGCGACAACACTCTCGGCGTCAAAGTTGCAACCAATGGTCAGATAACCGAAAAAATTCTTGCGCAATTAGTCGACGAGACAAATGGCGACCTTACTGCCCTTGGCGAAAAAGTTATTTCGGCTGCCAATGCATCCATACAGACGGCAATCCGTTTCAATTTAAAACGACGTTATCAGCCATCGGCCCCACCCGCCAACAGCCCTCCTGAATTGATCCAACAGGAACAAAATTCGCCGAACGCATCATTCTTCTCGGGTGTCAGCACGCTATGGTGCGATATGGGCTACGAAGGGGAGCCCTCCACGCCGCACTCTCCCCCTAAAAGTACGGCTTCGACCTTCAGCGGCCACTCTTCTCTGAATGGCCGCGAATTCGGCCTCAATATACCTTTGGAAGTCGAGCAGCCGTGCACCCCCCATCGCTATGACGCCATGCACGCAGCTGTGGAGCAGTCGCTCACACCTGCCATGAGCCCCGGCAGGATCGATGTGGACGATATGCCCACGCCCCAGTCCACAGAAGGCAGCGGACTTCAGGGACTGACGCACACTTCCTGGCTGGGGGACGAACATTTGTATGCCTATACCCAAGCCCTCGCCCACCGATTGGAAGGAAAGCCTAATGCCCAGTTACTCAACTTTGCCGACCCGCTGCAGGTCGCCCTGCTGATCTCGGGGGACGATAGACAAAAGCACGATGTGCTGCGCCATCTCGCTGGAGCCGATACCCCGCCCATCGTGTTCCTGCCGATCAACAATCCAGAGTTCCATTGGTCGCTGCTGGTCATCGACTGGCGTACCGGCGAGGCTTTGCACTACGCTTCCTCGCTGAATCCCGAGCACGCCAAATACGCTACTACGACAGCGCAGTACAGATTGGCCAGCGAGGCGGCCCAAGCCATGGGCATCCGCCCCTCTTCTGTCAGGCCAATGCCCATAGCGCAGCAACAGAACAGTCATTCCTGTGGCGACCACGTACTGACTGGAATCGAGGTGTTGGCGCATAGCGTGATAAAGGGCACGTTTGAAGTAGGACTTGGCAAGGACCTGCGCAACATCGCGCCGGACCGTGGCCGCATCGCCGACCTGCTGACGGGCGCCGAGCAATTCCGAACGGAAAGCCTTGCCAGAAAAGCCCCCGAGTCGCCGGTCGAACAATAGAATTAAGAAAAGCAAATGGTGAAGATGATGGGCGTTCCACGTCGACGTTCGGCACACCCGCTACGCCTTCGCCATCTGCGCACCGGGTGTGCGATCGATAGATCACGACGAGTGATGCTTGAGAGCTGGATCGGCAGCGCTTCGACCAGATGAGAAGCCAAGCTCATCATTGGCGCTGATGCGCGAGAGCTGGCAGTGTTCAGCGGATATCCCTGAGCCGCATCAGCTTAACCAGATCCAGGAAAGAGTCGTCTTTTTCATTATGAAGCAGAGCGAAAAAAATGCGGAGCACATAGAGCAGCAATCGTCGGACGCATACCCAGAGCACCTACCAAAGCGCGCAAGAGCAGGCGACTGGCCGGCCGGCGAGTCCGGGCGCCGTTGCGCCCGGAATATCGTCGCCCTCAGGACCTTCTGGCGTCCTAAGGATGCACTGGATAAAGCGGATGGTTCGACGCAGGCGCTTCCACGCGTCTGGGGGTCTCGATACGCCCGCCGCGGAGGTGATGGGACCTTCGTGGTCAGCCCAGCACGAGGCGTCGAGTTTCAGCTCTGCATTCGACTGGCATGCACTGCATCCAGCAGTTACAGGGCCGCAGCACACCACCGCTATGTCGCAAGCGTCAATACTGACCTTCGACGAAGGTGACACCGGGCCCGAATGGCTATTGCAGCGCGGGGTTTGCGATCGGCAGATCGTTATTACCCGCAACGTGGCCTATCACGTCGTCACCAGACAGTGCAAGGTCAGCGGGTTGGACCAGTCCCAACTTTATCTCAATCCATTATTCCCTTGAGAGGTACCTGAACGATTTGCCGTATGCGTGTGGGCACATCGCACGACGCATCGCCGATGCAGTGCGCTGACATCCCGCTCAGAGCGGCTAACAAAACCCAGGAAGTAGCCGTCAGCAGATAATGGAGCAAGCGAGCGCAACGCCAGGTGGATAGCGCTACGACATTCCAAGCGGATGCGCAGCTTGCTCCTGCCTGCAAACCAGCCGTGGGTGCGCTCGACGCCTCAACGATCCGGCAGTCACCTGTCTGGCATGCAATCGCGCCGCCAGACCGGTGATCGATCGCAGTCACATTTCCAGCACGACCTTGCCCAGATGACTGCCTTGTTCCAGATAGTGATGTGCGGCAGCGGCTTCGCTCAACGTAAAGCGCTTATCGAGCAGTACGCGGATCTTGCCTTGCGCGATCCACGGCCACACCACGCGCTCCACTTCCGCTGCCAGCCGCGCTTTCTCATCGGCACTGCGCGGGCGCAGCGTCGAGCCGGTGAGGATCGCCTGCTTGCGCATCAGTAGCGGAATCGGCACCTCGATTTTCGAACCAGCCTGCGACGCGATATAGACGATGCGTCCGCGTGGATTGAGTGCTTCCAAGGTGTCGGCGAAGACCGCAGCGCCAACCATGTCGAGCGCCACATCTACACCGCCGTGTGCCTTGGCCACATCGACAAACGAGTCGGTGGTGGAATCGATCGCCACATCGGCACCCAGCTCGCGCGCCTGCGTCGCCTTGCCGGCCGAACGTGCGGTGGCCAGCACGTGCGCGCCAGCCGCTTTGGCCATCTGGATCGAGGTGACGCCGATTCCGGAAGTGGCGCCGTGTAACAACAGCCACTCGCCGGCCGCCAACCGGCCATGCTCGAACAGATTGGTGTAGACGGTGAAGGTGGTTTCCGGCAGCGCCGCGGCGTGCGCCAGATCCATGCCGGCAGGAATCGGCAGCACGTGCCGCGCATCGACTGCGGCGTACTGTGCGTAACCGCCACCGCCTAGCAGTGCGCACACGCGGTCGCCAATCTTCCAGCGACCGGCCGGCTCCACGATCTCGCCGGCGACTTCCAGTCCCAGCGTTTCCGGCGCACCGGGCGGTGGCGGATAGTGGCCAGCACGCTGCAGCAGATCAGGCCGATTGATGCCGGCTGCATGTACGCGGATCAGCACGTGCCCCGACGCAGCACGCGGGCGCGCTTGCTCGCTGGCATACAGCGCATCGGCATCGCCCTTGCCATCGCGGATGGCGATGGCGGTCATGGTGGTGTCGCTCATGGAGGCACTCCGTAGAAAGTGCGTCAAGTGTAGGCATGCGTCCGTCAACGCTTGGCGCAGGCGCAATGTTGATGCTCCGCCGACGGAAAACGACACGGATATCAACCCGCTCGAACCGTGTGGAATCTACCGCGTATGCGCGACGCGTCACCGCTGTTGAATCAAGGGACCGCACACACAGCCAGCCCACGACGCGCTTGATGGTGATCAATACGCCGACGCGTGGGACGCACGCTGGGCCGGCAGGCCGCGCACAAGACACGACGCCTGGTACTGCACGTGACCCACGCGCGCCTGCACTCGACAGACGCGCGGGGCAGGACCTCACTCTTCGCTGGGAGCGGGGTCCCGATCGATGTACTGACGAATCGCCTCGAAGACTTTCGAGGTGCCGTCATCCTGGCCCAAGGGCAAGCGTGCCGCAAAATCGCTCAGCAGCTTGTTGCCATCCACGCCGGGCTGTTCGGCCAGTGCAAGCGCCAGATCGCCGACGCTGCGCGCCAACGCGACCCAGATGCGGCCCAACGATTCGGCGATTACTTCCAGTTCCTCTTCTTGCATGTCGCGCTCCGATCAAGTGGCGTGGGGGTGACTGAAGCTTACCGCGTGCGCCGCGCGTTGACGCGCGCGAGCGCAAGCAGCCCCGACCATGAAGGGGGTGCGCTCATGTGTGCACACTCGCATCGGCGGCGCCCCGGAAACGCTGCCGTCCGCCATCGATGTCGGCCTGCGGGTCGGTGAGGACGGCAGTGCA contains:
- a CDS encoding type II secretion system F family protein, giving the protein MSAVRSAVKTKPSVKAEQMSPFVWEGTDKRGVKMKGEQTARNANLLKAELRRQGITPLVVKPRPKPLFGAAGKKVTPKDIAFFSRQMATMMKSGVPIVGALEIIGSGQKNPRMRNMVGQVRTDIEGGSSLHEAISRHPVQFDELYRNLVKAGEGAGVLETVLDTIASYKENIEALKGKIKKALFYPAMVMAVALLVSSILLIWVVPQFEDVFKGFGAELPAFTQLIVNASRFMVAWWWALLVVVVGAIASFIYAYKRSPAMQHGMDRLILKVPIIGQIMHNSAIARFARTTAVTFKAGVPLVEALSIVAGATGNSVYEAAVLRMRDDVSVGYPVNVAMKQVNLFPHMVVQMTAIGEEAGALDAMLFKVAEYFEQEVNNAVDALSSLIEPLIMVFIGTIVGGMVIGMYLPIFKLASVVG
- a CDS encoding Ulp1 family isopeptidase, translating into MPTPQSTEGSGLQGLTHTSWLGDEHLYAYTQALAHRLEGKPNAQLLNFADPLQVALLISGDDRQKHDVLRHLAGADTPPIVFLPINNPEFHWSLLVIDWRTGEALHYASSLNPEHAKYATTTAQYRLASEAAQAMGIRPSSVRPMPIAQQQNSHSCGDHVLTGIEVLAHSVIKGTFEVGLGKDLRNIAPDRGRIADLLTGAEQFRTESLARKAPESPVEQ
- a CDS encoding IS5 family transposase, with the translated sequence MRTRRPAAEDRPADELFRSRLENQIDLRHPLARLSQQMPWAALEQALSSRLPATQAGGGRPALPVRLIAGLLYLKHAYDLSDEAVCERWLENPYWQFFTGEVVFQTRLPCDASSLTRWRQRLGEAGMEELLAHTINAAHAMHAVDARELSRVIVDTTVQEKAIAYPTDSRLLEVARKKLVLLAKRHGIGLRQSYARQGPALSRKAGRYAHACQFKRMRRVLRRQRTVLGRLVRDIQRKLDQVNIGVRERIAVWLERAQRLYTQRPKDKQKLYALHAPEVECIGKGKARQAYEFGVKVGIAVTACKGLVVGARSFPGNPYDGDTLAEQLEQTRGLLQDVSVEPTVAIVDLGDRGREVDGVQVLHRGKAKTLTRRHKTLTRRQWRWIKRRQAVEPVIGHLKDDCRLRRCRLKGAQGDALHVLGCVAGYNLRWLLRWIAFLRAWMRAMGWSSLSAVPLSPTALGA
- a CDS encoding NAD(P)H-quinone oxidoreductase, yielding MSDTTMTAIAIRDGKGDADALYASEQARPRAASGHVLIRVHAAGINRPDLLQRAGHYPPPPGAPETLGLEVAGEIVEPAGRWKIGDRVCALLGGGGYAQYAAVDARHVLPIPAGMDLAHAAALPETTFTVYTNLFEHGRLAAGEWLLLHGATSGIGVTSIQMAKAAGAHVLATARSAGKATQARELGADVAIDSTTDSFVDVAKAHGGVDVALDMVGAAVFADTLEALNPRGRIVYIASQAGSKIEVPIPLLMRKQAILTGSTLRPRSADEKARLAAEVERVVWPWIAQGKIRVLLDKRFTLSEAAAAHHYLEQGSHLGKVVLEM
- the coaE gene encoding dephospho-CoA kinase (Dephospho-CoA kinase (CoaE) performs the final step in coenzyme A biosynthesis.); translated protein: MSDFIVGLTGGIASGKSALAAEFEKLGVPVIDADVVARQVVEPGPTLDAIAEYFGNQILLPDGTLDRRALRQLIFTDTTQRLALEAITHPAIRAKLQSAALAATGLYAIVAIPLLAEAGGLASYPWLDRILVVDVPVAMQHARLMQRDGSTPALADRMIAAQASREQRLAIADDVVSNCDQLELLAVEARRLNMQFRTAALGN
- a CDS encoding IS5 family transposase, whose product is MKPRKPYSTDISDEEWAFAAPYLTLMDVQAPQRKYELRAMFNALRWIARAGAPWRLLPNDFPPWEAVYQQTQRWLQAGCFEAMVSDLRSLLRVAQGKKGQPSAVIFDARTLQSTCESGPRAGYDGYKRKKGSKVHMAVDTLGHLLAVQVTPANEQERAQVRSLAQEVQHVTGETVKIAFVDQGYTGQEPAQAATEEGIELQVIKLQEAKKGFVLLPRRWVVERSFGWANRFRRLARDYERLPETLAGLHFVVFTILMLGNAATLFQSS
- a CDS encoding prepilin peptidase, which translates into the protein MAFLDQHPGLGFPAAAGLGLLIGSFLNVVILRLPKRMEWQWRRDAREILELPDIYEPPPPGIVVEPSHDPVTGDKLKWWENIPLFSWLMLRGKSRYSGKPISLQYPLVELLTSILCVASVWRFGFGWQGFGAIVLSCFLVAMSGIDLRHKLLPDQLTLPLMWLGLVGSMDNLYMPAKPALLGAAVGYVSLWTVWWLFKQLTGKEGMGHGDFKLLAALGAWCGLKGILPIILISSLVGAILGSIWLVAKGRDRATPIPFGPYLAIAGWVVFFWGNDLVDGYLHFAGLR